From Bradyrhizobium sp. 4:
TATGGGAAAGGGCAGCATGGCCCTGATCGACGAAGTGCGTGCGACGGCCATCTACAGCGACATTGGTCCGGGAACTGAAATGTGCGGCGGATCGGCTGCTAACACCATCGTCGGCGTCGCAAGCCTGGGTGCGCGTGCTGCTTATGTCGGCAAGGTTAAGGTCGACCAGATCGGCGGGCTTTACACCCACGACATACGAGCTGCGGGTGTTGCCTTCGAGACCAAGCCGGCGCCGGACGGACCGGCGACCGGCTGCTCCTACATCCTGGTCACGAGCGACGGCGAACGCACCATGAACACCTATCTTGGTGCCGCGCAGGAATTGAAACCTGAGGATATTGATCCGGCGCAGATTGCGGCGGCGAAGATCGTCTATCTCGAAGGCTATCTCTGGGATCCGCAAAGCGCGAAGGAGGCCTTTGTGAAGGCCGCGACAATCGCGCATGGCGCGGGCCGGCAGGTTGCGCTCACGCTGTCCGACGCGTTCTGCGTCGACCGCTATCGCAACGAATTTCTGGAGCTGATGCGCAAGGGCACGGTCGATCTGGTGTTTGCCAACGAAGCCGAGCTGCATTCGCTGTATCAAACCTCAGATCTTGATGCGGCGATGAAGCAATTGCGCGCCGATGCCAAGCTCGGCGTGGTGACCCGCGGCCAAAAGGGCTGCCTTGTGTCTTCCTCAGAAAGAGTTACCGCCATTCCGGCCTTCCCGGTGAAGCACATCGTTGACACGACAGGCGCCGGGGATCTCTTTGCTTCCGGCTTTCTGTTCGGCCTCGTCCGTGGCGCGGGTTATGAGAACGCCGGACGATTGGGCGCGCTCGCCGCGGCTGAGGTGATTCAGCACATCGGTGCGCGGCCGCAGGTCTCGCTGAAGGAATTGGCGCGGCAGAACGGGTTGCAGGGGTAAGAGAGCGAAGCCGCGAGTGCGGCTTTCGGGCTGTAGGAATCTTCGACGACGCCGGAGATCTGCCCATCCTAGATCTTGGATTGGCAATAGAAAAATTCGTCAATTTCTCGAAGGTAAGGATTTTTTGCCTCAACGGATCATCCTGCGGGTCAATGATCTTGCAATAGCCCTCATCATCAATGGCTAGCGACGTTGCCGGTGTGCATCCCAGCGGCGTTGTCCGAGACCTCGATGGGTCTTTCGCTTTCGTTCCAATTAGATGATGCAATAGCTGCGGGCGCAAGCTCGCCGCGTTCGCCGGGTGGCACGATCCTGCCCTTGAAGTCGACGACTTCCACCTCGACATGCAGATGAACGCGCCCGAAGATTGAGACACGGCGCTCCAGCGGATCGTCCACAGCGCTCTGAGCTGCTGCCGGTTTGATGGACACCGGGTTAAGCTAATCCCACCTTGCGCTCGAACTCAACAGGGCTGAGGTATCCGATCGTCGAATGACGTCGGATCGCATTGTACAACAAGGTTTGAGAACGCCCACAGGACCGTTCTTCGCGAGATTCTTTATCGATATCATCCTTGGTTTGGTCGCCAAGTTTACGTTCACGGAACGGTCGACAAGGCTGATGAAGTCGCTTTCCGCTGCGCGCTGGATGGATCGCAAACAGATCGTTGGCTGGAGGTTCCAGCCTGGATGTTCGACCGGACGGCATGCCCTGAGGCTGAGGTTTTGGCAGCTCGGCCATTTGTCAGCATAACCGCACTTGCAGCGCTTTCTGCGCTTCTCGATCTGGCGTTGAAGGATCGAACGCCATCAGCTGCCCTGCTTTCTGGCGCATCCAGAGCCTCTCACGACCAGAATCGGGGAGAGACCCATGTCACGGCAGACGGCGATGCCAGGGAGCGGATACCGACACAATCGACAACCGCGGCCGCAGCAGCAGATGGATCTGTTCGGGAGCGGCCTGTCGAACGGCGCCATCGGCGCACCAGCATGGCTGGAGCTGCCGGCGGAAGCTCGGGCGGCCCTCACGAGCCTGATGACGCAGTTGATCGTCGACCATGCTGCAATGACAGCGACGCCGCCCGCGAAGGAGGTCGGTCATGATCTCTAACAAGGTCAGGCCTCATCGTCTGGAGCGCAAGGCGATTCTTTACGTGCGTCAATCCGCGGCACATCAGGTGTTGCACAATCGCGAGAGCAGCGCGTTGCAATACGCCATGCGGGACCGGCTGACGGCGCTCGGTTGGTCTGAGATCGAAGTGATCGATGATGATCTCGGTCGTTCAGCCGCCGGCGGGGTCCAACGCGCTGGTTTTGAGCGGATGGTAGCGGAGGTTTGCCTCGGTAAGGTTGGTGCGGTTTGCACCCGCGAGGTCTCGCGGTTCGCTCGCAACAGCCGAGATTGGCAGCAACTCATCGAGATGTGCCGCGTGGTCGACACCGTTCTGGTCGATCAGGAGACCATCTATGCGCCAAGGCACGGCAACGACCGCCTGCTGCTCGGGCTCAAGGGTAGCCTCAATGACTACGAGCTGGATCTGTTGCGCCAGCGCTCGCTCTCGGCCCGCTATGAGAAGGCGCGTCGGGGCGAGTTGATTGTGGCGGCGCCCGTCGGCTTCGTGAAGGCCGGCGACCGCTATGAGAACGACACCCCTCGTTCCCTGACAAGCTTGACCGCCTCGACCTTTAACTCTCGATTAAACTTCCGTCTCTGCATAACAACCTCCGGCTTCATGAAACACCCAATCTCGGTGTCCATCAAACCGGCCGCAGCTCAAAACAACAGCGCAAAACTCTAGCTCTGGAGCGAAAAACTTTAGCTCTGGGTGGTGCAAAGTTCTGTCTGGCTACGGACCGGACTCTAACTCCATCTGAACGAAATACGCAGTGCAGGTCACACGTTGGCTAGGCTAGCGACGTGAGCGCCGGGTCGCTTATTCACGCGTTGAACCGGCGGCCAGCGGCGCGCTCAGGCCCCACCGAGCGGTCTAGCGCGGATCTGAGTTGGCGATTCATGCCTCGCTTCGAACAAAGAGCCAGTCAGCGGAGAGCATTCGGCCCCATCACGGTTATGCTGCTTGTTAGCCCAATTACTGCAAACCTGCTTCATCCGGGCCAAGTGTGGCTTGTTTGTCCCTTAAGCTTCGGAGACCCCTCGCCGACGCTGCGAAGTGGCGGCCAACTAAAGAGACTTGCAATGTGGTATTCGATATGAAATATTACGAAGCAATATGTCGTACTGCAAAGAGAGGGAGGCACTTATGAACCGTCGAGATGTCTTGGCTGGCGCGGTGAGGTTCGGAGCGACATTGTCTCTGGCGGCCCCCTTCGTTCTACCTCATCGAGCTCGCGCTGCTACGACTATTTCATTCGCGACGTACGGCGGGAGCTATGGCGACTTTATGAAGGAGTTCTGGATAAAGCCGTTCACGGCTGAAACTGGAATTTCTGTCGAACCTATCTATGGTCTTGATCTTGCTAAGGTCAAAGCTCAAGTTGAAACTGGCAACGTCCAGTGGGATGTGTTCGATGGGCCCGGTACGAAGGTCTATGGAGCCGCGAAGGAAGGGCTCTGGGAGCAGATCGACACCAAGCTAATTGATCCGTCGCGGTTTGTTCGCAATCCGCCTTCGTTTGCCGTGCCCACAGCCATTTATTCGGGCGGCATTGGCTATGACCCAAACCGAACGAAACAGCCACCCAGGGACTTCTCCCAGTTCTGGGACGTCAAGAATTTCCCTGGCCGTCGCGCAATTCAAAGTTCGCTCGGGGCTGGGGCGTTGGAAATCGCGTTGGTTGCCGATGGCGTCGCGCCAAGCCAGCTGTACCCACTAGATATAGATCGTGCTTTCAAAGCGCTCGATCGAATCAAGTCGCGCGTCAAATGGTTCGCAGAAACCACCCAAGGAACGTCGCTCGTTCAGACGAATGAGGTCGATTATAGCCTCACTTATGCGAACCGGGTTAAGGCTGCGAACGAGGCGGGTATATCAATTGATATCTCGCTCGACCAATGTATCAACAACATGCAATACTTTAGCGTCCTCAGAGGAAGTCCGCGGAAGGAAGCTGCGATGCGATTTCTTGAGTTCGTCACGCGGCCCGCTCAGCAAGCTTCGATCGCTGCCAGACTTGGTGCTTCCCCCGTAACGAAGGGCACCGAGCAAGTCGTTGACGCGAAGGTGCGGCGCTGGCTTCCGGACTTCAGCAGTCCGAAGAACGTGTTCGTCAATGACGAATACTGGGCCGACCATTTTGTTGAGCTTAACAAGCGTTTTCAGGAATGGATTCTGATCTGAGGATTCTGCTCACGTCAGACAGTTTCGCCGCCGCTCGCGCGTGAGGCTCAACGCTCGATGCACGGCATGGTGTCCTTGGCTTGTCGACCTCTGATCTGGCGTTGAGGCAAGCGATCCTTTTTGCGCGACGGCTTGCGAGCTGAGTTCTTATCCTGCAAGACAGGAATCGGCACGCGACCCTCTATCCACCCGAATGATTAGGTGGGCCAATTGACCCAATGAATATCTTGGAAGTCCGGGAGCTGGTAGTGGCAGCGCGTCCGCAGAACGCGCCGTTCCAATCTAAAGCACTTCAAAACACATCAGAAAACAAGATGAACGAAATAGTTGATCAATTGGCGCGTTACGTAGTCAACCTAGAAGTTGCTGGCGTGCCTGACTCTACCTTCCATGCAGCTCGTCGATGTCTGGTCGATGTTCTCGGTTGTGTCGCCGCTGGGAGGGGGCAGCCGGCAGTCGTGCTGGCGCATCGTTGGGTCGAGCGGGCCTATGCCAGAGGAAAGAGCGGTGTCTGGTTTGGCGAGGGGAGATTCTGTCCCGTCGGCGCCGCTTTCGTCAATGCCAGTGCGGCATCGATCCTTGACCTTGATGACGGACATCGTGCCGCCGCAGGCCATCCGGGCGCCGCGATAATTCCAGCGGTCCTGGCACAGGGACAAGAACAGGGTGCCGACCTACAAGATATGCTGCTCGCAATTGTTGCAGGTTATCAGGTTGGTATCGCTTGCGCCAGTACGCGAAGCGTCGCCGCCCAAGCGACGGTCGCAACCGGCCGTTGGTCAGCCATTGGTGTGGCCGCGGCGCTCGCGAAGTTGAGGGGCTTCGATGCTGAGCGCACTCGTCATGCCCTGACCATCGCGGAGTCGCATGCGCCCAACCTGCTCGCTGCTGATTATTCTGGTTTCCAAGGCGGGCACGTAAAGGAAGGCATCCCTTGGTCGGTGATCACTGGCTTCGCGGCCGCTGAACTCGCCGGTGATGGATTCCGTGGCTATGATGCGGCCTTCTCGAATCCCGCCAGGTACGGGGATTGGGGAGCGGCGGCCTGCAACGAGAGTCCGCCATTCTTTATCGACGCAGTGTACTTCAAACGCTACGCGTGCTGCAGGTGGTTACACAGTGCGGTGGATGCGGCGAGCAAGATCGTGGACCGGCTACCTTCCGGCGCTCGGATACAATCGATCTTCATTGAAACTTTCACGCGCGCGGCGACATTGCCGAACCTTGCCCAGCCCAAAGACCTGATCTCAGCGCAGTTCAGCCTGCCTTTCGTGATGGCCGTTGCGCTCACGCATGGCCTGTCCGCCCTCCTTCCATTGAAGCCTCACCTGCTTAGCGATGAAAATGTCATCCGTGTTGCGCAAACGGTTGAGATAAAGGTAAGCGCCCAACTGGACACGATGTACCCGCTCAAGGTGCCCGCACGCGTGAACATCCGCTCGTCACATGGCTATTTCGAGGAGCTCGTCATTTCCCCCTTGGGTGACTACGATAATCCCCTCTCAGATGAGCAGCTTGTAGCAAAGGCGCTGCTTCTCGCTGAGAAATCCCGGTTGGTTGTGTCCAGAAGTTTGCTCGAGGAACTGCTCGAAGCGAAGCCGACAGCCGAAACGGTGTTCGGCGCATTGGACGCAGCTGCGTGATAGTCGTCGTTGTATCAATTGCTAGCCGGCGCGATAAAGATGAGGCCGATATTCGGGCCCCCGCATGGCACCCGAGGAGCGGTGCACCGTCCGGGCTGACATGACGTCCAGCTGGGCATTTCAATGCCGGTGAGCAGGTCCCAAGCACGTTCTTTTGTCCCGAGGAGCTTTGATCTTGCAGGGTTCATCTTTGGTCGAAGCCGGCCGCATCACGATTTTAATCGATCACTCCATGGCCCATGAAATTCGGGCAAT
This genomic window contains:
- a CDS encoding ABC transporter substrate-binding protein; protein product: MNRRDVLAGAVRFGATLSLAAPFVLPHRARAATTISFATYGGSYGDFMKEFWIKPFTAETGISVEPIYGLDLAKVKAQVETGNVQWDVFDGPGTKVYGAAKEGLWEQIDTKLIDPSRFVRNPPSFAVPTAIYSGGIGYDPNRTKQPPRDFSQFWDVKNFPGRRAIQSSLGAGALEIALVADGVAPSQLYPLDIDRAFKALDRIKSRVKWFAETTQGTSLVQTNEVDYSLTYANRVKAANEAGISIDISLDQCINNMQYFSVLRGSPRKEAAMRFLEFVTRPAQQASIAARLGASPVTKGTEQVVDAKVRRWLPDFSSPKNVFVNDEYWADHFVELNKRFQEWILI
- a CDS encoding recombinase family protein; translation: MISNKVRPHRLERKAILYVRQSAAHQVLHNRESSALQYAMRDRLTALGWSEIEVIDDDLGRSAAGGVQRAGFERMVAEVCLGKVGAVCTREVSRFARNSRDWQQLIEMCRVVDTVLVDQETIYAPRHGNDRLLLGLKGSLNDYELDLLRQRSLSARYEKARRGELIVAAPVGFVKAGDRYENDTPRSLTSLTASTFNSRLNFRLCITTSGFMKHPISVSIKPAAAQNNSAKL
- a CDS encoding MmgE/PrpD family protein; the protein is MAARPQNAPFQSKALQNTSENKMNEIVDQLARYVVNLEVAGVPDSTFHAARRCLVDVLGCVAAGRGQPAVVLAHRWVERAYARGKSGVWFGEGRFCPVGAAFVNASAASILDLDDGHRAAAGHPGAAIIPAVLAQGQEQGADLQDMLLAIVAGYQVGIACASTRSVAAQATVATGRWSAIGVAAALAKLRGFDAERTRHALTIAESHAPNLLAADYSGFQGGHVKEGIPWSVITGFAAAELAGDGFRGYDAAFSNPARYGDWGAAACNESPPFFIDAVYFKRYACCRWLHSAVDAASKIVDRLPSGARIQSIFIETFTRAATLPNLAQPKDLISAQFSLPFVMAVALTHGLSALLPLKPHLLSDENVIRVAQTVEIKVSAQLDTMYPLKVPARVNIRSSHGYFEELVISPLGDYDNPLSDEQLVAKALLLAEKSRLVVSRSLLEELLEAKPTAETVFGALDAAA
- a CDS encoding adenosine kinase, whose translation is MIDAEYDVLGIGNAIFDVLVKTDEAFLNRHGMGKGSMALIDEVRATAIYSDIGPGTEMCGGSAANTIVGVASLGARAAYVGKVKVDQIGGLYTHDIRAAGVAFETKPAPDGPATGCSYILVTSDGERTMNTYLGAAQELKPEDIDPAQIAAAKIVYLEGYLWDPQSAKEAFVKAATIAHGAGRQVALTLSDAFCVDRYRNEFLELMRKGTVDLVFANEAELHSLYQTSDLDAAMKQLRADAKLGVVTRGQKGCLVSSSERVTAIPAFPVKHIVDTTGAGDLFASGFLFGLVRGAGYENAGRLGALAAAEVIQHIGARPQVSLKELARQNGLQG